The following nucleotide sequence is from Deltaproteobacteria bacterium.
TATGGTTTCCGCCACAACCGGTTTTCCTCCTGCAGCAACCCAGCCGGTCACTGTTTTGTCCGCCGGAACCCGGGTATTCTTAATCAATTCGGTGTAGTTCCCGAAACCGCAGGCCGCCCGGATAACAAACTGGCCGGTGCCGGGTTCCGCAAGGAGGAGGGAGCCTTTCTCTGCATGGAGGGTCTCCATGGCGACTTCCACAATCAGCTCAATCAGTCGTCCCATATTGAAAACGGAATGAATTGTGCGGGTGACCCGGTTTAAATCGAGTTGCTGTGTAAGCGCCTCGGGTTCCGCTGCACGAGGATCCTGTTGCGGATATTGGGTGACCTGGTCCCCCCCCTGCTCCCGGGCGGTCTGCAGGGCCTCTTCCATGGAATGAATCAGGGCCATCTTGTCCTTCGCATCAAAGGGAAAGGTAACCAACCCCGCACTGATGCTGATCCGTACGGATCGCTCTCCCGTTTCATCCTGAAAGAGGTGACGACTGATGGTTTCCCGCAGCCGGTCGGCGAAAACCAATCCGCCCTTCCGGTCGGTTTCCGTCAGGATCAAAGCAAATCGATCTTCGCCGTACCGGCAGACGGTATCGATCTGCCGGATCTGATCCATAAGTATGGTGCTGATTTCACGGAGTGTTTGTTCACCTTTGAGATGTCCACACTGCCTGACATATTCGTCCCAATGGTCCATTTCCATCAGGAGGAGGGACATGGGATTTTTCCGACGTTTCGCTCGTCCGATCTCCCGGTCCAATTGTTCATGGAACTGCAGGAGATTTGCCTGTCCCGGAAGGTTGTGCAGGGGAACAGCGGTGTCTTCCTGCCCATTGGTTTCATAATCCCGGAAGAGTGCTTCGGACTGTATCATGAGCAGCCAGAGGAGTTTTGCGGCATCTTCCGAAAAGGAATTCGTTTCCTTGCTGAAGAGTTGCAGGGTTCCGATAATGTTGTTGCTTGCATAGATCGGCACGGAGATCATCGAGGCGGCATCGGCATAAGTCAGGCACCGGTTCACTAAGTCGTCGCTGCCGCAGGGAACAAAGAAGGTCTTCCCGCTCTGCATACACCATTCTACAAAAAGGTTCCCCTGTGTCAGGGGTCCTGCAATCTCCTGAGAAAATCCTCGAATAATGAAGGGTCTGACCATATCGAGGTCGTTGTTCCGCAGGTAGAGCAGGGCCCGGTCATAGGGGATCATTTCGCTGACCAGGTCACAAAGAACATGCAGGGAAACCTTGAACTCCATGTTCAGGTTGGAGATCATGCCCGCCTTCAGCAGGATGTTGATCTCCTGGAATTTTCTGGAAGCAAAGTCCTGACTGATTTCCGGGGAGATGTCGAGCATATATTTCCGGGCAATCGGATCTTTGATAAATCGTCCGGTGTCAGACATTCTTTTTGTTTCCCATCATAAGTTGCTCCTGTCGTAGAAACGGGCCGAATCTGGAGAACCACTGCAGTGAACCGAAACTACTGATAGATAGATGATGGTCTCGTAAAAAGTCACGAAGCCCTTCGACAGGCTCAGGGCGAACGATGTAAGTTATTGATATTCCGTTCGTGGTGAGCCTGTCGAACCATGAACGGAATCCGGAAAAGGATTTTTTACGACACCATCATAGATGTAAAATAGCAAAAGCCGTGCCAAAGGCTGCGGCCCGGGTTTTTACTGCCCCTCCTCTTTTCAGTATCGAACGGCAGCCTTTGTATCACAAGGAGTTATACGGAATCTGTTCGCGAATCTTCTATCCGGATTCATGATCTTTCATTTCTTCGGCGGGGTGACAGTGTGTAAAAGTTTACAGAAAAAAGGAAAAACTTTTCACTTATTAGGTGATTTTTTTCCCATAGTGCAAGATGCGGTACTTTTGAAAAGAGTGGGGTGATGCCGTTGGAGGGGGAAGCCTTGCTCCGAAAACATGATGCAATAGAATTCCGGAAAGCAGTATGAAAACAAATAAAAAGGCGTCCACAAATTTCGGGACGCCTTTTGGGAATGACATCATGGGGGGATGATGTCAGACGCTTGTTTTCTTTTCATTACCGATACATAGACGAAGCAATCAACATGCCAATTCACCTGATGTCGGTTAAATGATCCATAACCTATTGAAACAAAAGGTGTAATCTTGTTGCAGGTCCTGTTTTTCTCGGGACTGGCCTGGAAGCAATTGGGACAAATCACCACCATGCAAGAAGGCTATATATTAATAAATGTAATGATTCTAATAAGTTAAGCTACTGTGGCAAAATTGTCTCGCGGTGCGTCATTCCGCACAGCCTCAGGTCTTGCACGGTGTCGGCAAGTCTCATGCTCCTGCCGGTGGAGCGTTACGGAAAATACGTGACATCCTTTCCGGGGTATGGTAATAATCTGAAAAATCATGGAGAAAGGGTGCTTTGCTTTTTTTGATCGAAAAGGAGGATCTCGAATGACCGGTATAACAGACGTAAAGGGGCGTGAGATTCTGGATTCACGGGGCAATCCGACCGTTGAAGTCGATGTGACGCTGGCCTGCGGGGTTACGGGTCGGGCGGCGGTTCCTTCCGGGGCATCTACGGGGGAACACGAGGCGGTGGAACTGCGCGACGGTGATTCCAAACGCTATCTCGGTAAAGGGGTCAAAAAGGCGGTACAGAATGTCAACCGGATCATTGCACCGAAACTCAAGGGGATGGATGCCCTGGAACAGGAACGGATCGATGCCCTCATGATTCGTCTGGATGGAACGGCCAACAAGGGGAAATTGGGGGCCAATGCCATACTCGGTTGTTCCGTTGCCGCCGCCCGTGCGGCTTCAGCGGCTCTGGAGATCCCTTTTTACCGTTATCTCGGGGGGATACGGGCCACGCTCCTTCCCGTGCCGATGATGAATATATTAAACGGCGGTTCCCATGCCGACAACAATGTTGATCTCCAGGAGTTCATGGTGATGCCCGTGGGGGCAAAGAAATTCTCCGAGGCACTCCGGATGGGGTCCGAGGTCTTTCATGCTCTGAAAGCGATTCTCAAGAAGAAGGGATACAATACGGCCGTGGGGGACGAGGGCGGTTTTGCGCCGAACCTTTCTTCCAATGAGGAGGCTGTTGAGGTGATCCTGGAAGCCATCTGTCGTGCAGGTTACAAGCCGGGCCGTGAGGTTGCCCTGTCGCTTGATCCCGCTGCCAGCGAGTTTTTCGAGAAAGGTAAATATGTCTTTAAGAAGTCCGACGGTTCTACAAAAAGTCCTGCCCGGCTGGTCGAATATTACGAGGACCTCGTTCGGCAGTATCCGATTATCTGCATCGAAGACGGGATGGCCGAGGATGACTGGAAAGGCTGGGAGATCATGACGGAAAGGCTGGGAGAGAAGGTCCAGTTAGTGGGAGACGACCTCTTCGTGACGAGTACGAAACGTCTTCAGATGGGAATCGACCGGAAGGTGACGAACTCCATCCTGATTAAATTGAACCAGATCGGTACGTTGACGGAGACCTTCGAGGCGATTGAGCTGGCCCGCCGCGCCGGATATACTTCGGTGGTTTCCCACCGGTCCGGGGAGACGGAGGATACGACCATCGCAGATCTTGTTGTTGCAGCAGGGACGGGCCAGATAAAAACCGGCTCCCTCAGTCGGAGTGAGCGGATTGCGAAGTACAACCGTCTTCTTCGGATCGAGGAGGAACTTGGTTCGGCGGCCCGTTTCCCCGGGCGGGATGTTTTTTACCAGGTTGCATCTCCCGCCGCTTTTTCCTGGAAGAAGGGGAAGGGAACGAAATGATTTCGAGATGATGGAGATCTCCCGTCTCAGGCAATCTCTCGAAGATCTCTACCGGACGTACGATATCCGTTATCTGCAGGCCGACCCCCTTTCCATGGTTCACCGGTTTTCCCGGCCGGAAGACCGGGAGGTGGCCGGTTTGATTGCGGCGGCTTTCTCCTATGGCAGGGTCCCGCAGATCTTAAAGACCCTGAAGGGGATCTTTGCCCCCATGGCGGGGGCGCCCTATGCCTTCGTGCAAAATTTTGATCTTGTGCGGGACGGTCCGAAATTCTCGGGGTTGGTGCATCGCTTCAATAACGATCAAGACCTGATCTGCCTCCTGATCGGTTTGCAGCAGGTCTTGAAGGAATTCGGATCTGTAAAGGGTCTTTTTCTGGCCGGTTATGCTCCGTCCGAGCCCGATATCGGCCCGGCTCTGACTCGTTTCGTGGAGTATATTCTTGCCCTTGATTATTCCCCCCTCTACGGGAAAAGGCCTCTCCCTCCGACGGCGGGGGTCCGTTTTCTGCTCCCCTCTCCCCGGAAAAAAAGCGCCTGCAAGCGGCTCAATATGTATCTTCGCTGGATGGTCCGGTGCGGTGATTCCCTTGACCTGGGACTATGGCGGGAGATTTCTCCGGCCAAGCTTCTGATTCCCCTGGATACGCATGTCGCGCGGATTGCGAAACGGATCGGACTGACGAAGCGGACGGCGGCCGACTGGCGGGCGGTTCGGGAGATTACGGAGAAACTTCGGCGCCTCGATCCGGAAGATCCCGTCCGGTATGATTTTGCCCTTGCCCATCTGGGGATTTTGCAGCAGTGT
It contains:
- a CDS encoding diguanylate cyclase: MSDTGRFIKDPIARKYMLDISPEISQDFASRKFQEINILLKAGMISNLNMEFKVSLHVLCDLVSEMIPYDRALLYLRNNDLDMVRPFIIRGFSQEIAGPLTQGNLFVEWCMQSGKTFFVPCGSDDLVNRCLTYADAASMISVPIYASNNIIGTLQLFSKETNSFSEDAAKLLWLLMIQSEALFRDYETNGQEDTAVPLHNLPGQANLLQFHEQLDREIGRAKRRKNPMSLLLMEMDHWDEYVRQCGHLKGEQTLREISTILMDQIRQIDTVCRYGEDRFALILTETDRKGGLVFADRLRETISRHLFQDETGERSVRISISAGLVTFPFDAKDKMALIHSMEEALQTAREQGGDQVTQYPQQDPRAAEPEALTQQLDLNRVTRTIHSVFNMGRLIELIVEVAMETLHAEKGSLLLAEPGTGQFVIRAACGFGNYTELIKNTRVPADKTVTGWVAAGGKPVVAETIESIPAVHKNLYKDYKNGSFLSIPLRMDGKTLGVIHLSNKTDGGTFTEEDLRKILPLSAHLTDFLKEGLRFEEIQNRFSKTALASLAMVLEAKDTFHNGHSERVARYTENLAKRMKLTAQETERLILSARLHDIGKIAIRSELYNKKGKLSEEETAIIRRHPFFSWKILDALATEEEEVKNTVLQHHEKLNGSGYPYGLVGDQIPLPARILCVADTFVSMTSNRAWRKPFSEKAALQEMQNLANVHFDPQVLQKLSEIVH
- a CDS encoding TIGR02757 family protein, which gives rise to MEISRLRQSLEDLYRTYDIRYLQADPLSMVHRFSRPEDREVAGLIAAAFSYGRVPQILKTLKGIFAPMAGAPYAFVQNFDLVRDGPKFSGLVHRFNNDQDLICLLIGLQQVLKEFGSVKGLFLAGYAPSEPDIGPALTRFVEYILALDYSPLYGKRPLPPTAGVRFLLPSPRKKSACKRLNMYLRWMVRCGDSLDLGLWREISPAKLLIPLDTHVARIAKRIGLTKRTAADWRAVREITEKLRRLDPEDPVRYDFALAHLGILQQCGKEVNAAGCAACVLEWTCRKNSRQR
- the eno gene encoding phosphopyruvate hydratase, with product MTGITDVKGREILDSRGNPTVEVDVTLACGVTGRAAVPSGASTGEHEAVELRDGDSKRYLGKGVKKAVQNVNRIIAPKLKGMDALEQERIDALMIRLDGTANKGKLGANAILGCSVAAARAASAALEIPFYRYLGGIRATLLPVPMMNILNGGSHADNNVDLQEFMVMPVGAKKFSEALRMGSEVFHALKAILKKKGYNTAVGDEGGFAPNLSSNEEAVEVILEAICRAGYKPGREVALSLDPAASEFFEKGKYVFKKSDGSTKSPARLVEYYEDLVRQYPIICIEDGMAEDDWKGWEIMTERLGEKVQLVGDDLFVTSTKRLQMGIDRKVTNSILIKLNQIGTLTETFEAIELARRAGYTSVVSHRSGETEDTTIADLVVAAGTGQIKTGSLSRSERIAKYNRLLRIEEELGSAARFPGRDVFYQVASPAAFSWKKGKGTK